In Pseudomonas abieticivorans, the genomic window CCGGTGGTTTCGGTGTCGAAGGCAAACAGCTCGGCGTTTTTCAGCTTTTCCAGCCAGACGTCGAAACGGGCCTGGTCGAGGATAGTTTCGTACAGGGTCTCGACCAGCGCCACAGGCTCTTCGGCGACAGGGGCGGCGACCACCGCGTCACCGGCACGCTTGGCATCGCGCTGCACTTCATCGACCCAGCTTTTGAACTCAAGCTCACTGTACAGCGCCAGCAAGGCCTCACGGTCAGGCTCACCACACATCAGCGCATCCACTTCGACGTCCAGCGGCACGTCGCACTTGATGGTTGCCAGCTGGTACGACAGAAATGCCATGTCCCGGTGTTCTTCAAGCTTGGCCGCCAGCGTCTTGGCGCCGCGGATCGGCAGGGCCGCGACCTTGTCCAGGTTGGCGTACAACTCGGCCAGGCCACCACCAATACCTACCAGCAGGCCTACGGCGGTCTTTTCACCCACGCCAGGCACGCCAGGAATGTTATCGACCTTGTCGCCCATCAGCGCCAGGTAGTCGATGATGTGCTCGGGCCCCACGCCGAATTTTTCCTTCACGCCCTCGATGTCCATGACACTGCCGGTCATGGTATTGACCAGGGTCACATGGCCATCCACCAGTTGCGCCATGTCCTTGTCGCCGGTGGAGATCACCACCGGGCGGCTGGCGGCCGCACTGCTGCGCGCCAGGGTGCCGATCACATCGTCGGCCTCGACGTTGTCCACGCACAGCAACGGGTAGCCCAGCGCGCGAACGCTGGCATGCAGCGGCTCGACCTGCACGCGCAGGTCGTCGGGCATGCTCGGGCGGTTCGCCTTGTAGTCGGCGTACATTTCATCGCGGAACGTGCCACCCTTGGCGTCGAACACGACGGCGAAGGGGCTATCCGGATACTGCTTGCGCAGGCTCTTGAGCATGTTCAACACGCCCTTTACCGCGCCGGTCGGCAGGCCCTTCGACGTAGTCAGTGGCGGCAGCGCGTGAAAGGCGCGGTACAGGTAGGAAGAACCGTCCACCAGGACGAGAGGCGCTTGGCTCATGAGTTGAATCAACCTTTTCGACGGGTCCGGCGTTAGAATGGCCGGAACGTTGACGACAAAGGGACAAGGTTATCATGCGAATACCCAATCGCCTGTTGCTGTCCAGCCTGTTGGTTGCCTGTCCGATTGCCGCATTGGCAGCTGACGACGCGCCATCAGCCGATCCGGATGTCACTATTCGCCAGGACGGCGACAAATTCATTCAGGAATATCGACAAAACGGCTTCCTGTATGCGATCAAGGTCACGCCGAAGCATGGCAAACCGTATTTCCTGGTGCGAGCGGATGGCACCGATGCCAACTTCATCCGCTCCGACCAACCGGACATGCTGATCCCGGCATGGACGATATTCGAGTGGTAAGGCTGCACCCTTAACTTCAACCGGGCCCCGCCAAGGCGGGGCCAGTATGGGCACATTTTCACATGTCAGTGTTTACACCCCTGTCTCGGCCAGAGCTTGAAACCTTTCTCGCACCTTATGGCCTTGGCCGTCTGCGTGACTTCCAGGGGATTGCCGCCGGAACCGAAAACAGCAATTTCTTTATCAGCCTGGAAAAAGGCGAGTTCGTTCTGACCCTGGTCGAGCGCGGCCCGGTCCAGGATTTGCCGTTTTTCATCGAACTGCTCGACGTGCTGCACGAAGCCGACCTGCCGGTGCCCTATGCCCTGCGCACCACCGACGGCGTAGCCCTGCGCGAATTGGCCGGCAAGCCAGCACTGCTGCAGCCGCGCCTGCCGGGCAAGCACATCAAGGAACCCAATGCCCAGCATTGCGTGCAAATGGGTGAGTTTCTCGGCCATATCCACTTGGCTACCCGTGGCCACGTGCTGACGCGCAAGACTGACCGGGGCCTGGACTGGATGCTCGAAGAGGGCGACCGCCAACTGGCGATGCTCGACAGTGGTGCCGGGCAGTTACTGCGCGATGCCCTGGCCGAGATCGGCCACTACAAGGAACGCATCCTGGCCCTGCCACGGGCCAACCTGCATGCCGACCTGTTTCGCGACAACGCAATGTTCGAAGGCACGCACCTGACCGGTGTGATCGACTTCTACAACGCCTGCTCGGGGCCGATGCTGTATGACTTGGCGATCTCGCTGAACGACTGGTGCTCGGACGATAGCGGCAAGATCGACGCCGTTCGCGCCCGTGCAATGCTCGGCGCCTATGCTGCGCTGCGCCCGTTCACCGCTGCCGAAGCCGAGCTGTGGCCGGTGATGCTGCGGGTGGCGTGCGTACGCTTCTGGCTGTCGCGGCTGGTGGCAGCCCAGGCCTTTGCCGGCATGGACGTGTTGATTCACGACCCGGGTGAGTTCAAGCACCGTCTGGCGTTGCGCCAGAAGGTAGAGATTGCTTTGCCGTTTGCCTTGTAAGGCCCGATCGCTTGGTGCGCGGATGAATCCGCTCCAGTAGGAGCGGATTCATCCGCGAAAAGCCTCTAAAGCTGCTCCAGGCACCCGGCAAAATCATTACCCAGCTTTTCCATCAACTGCTCATAGCCACGCGGGCTGGCTTCGTTGAAGCCACCCAGGCCATCCAGTTCGGCCAGGCGCACCGGCAAGCCGGCGGTCAGCGTTTCGGCCAACCGCGGGCGGGCAGGCGGCTCGCTGAACACGCACGACTTGCCCGCTTCCTGCAGACGCGCGCGCATCGCTGCCACGTGTTGGGCGCCGGGCTGCACTTCGGCGGCCACGCTGAATACACCGGTGTGCTTCAGGCCGTAGGCGTCTTCGAAATAATCAAAACCCTCGTGGAACACGAAATAGGGCTTGCCGGCCACGCCCGCGACACGGGCCTTGATCCGGCCATCCAACGCGTCCATACGCTCATCGAACAGCTTGGCATTGCTCTGATAGCGCGCGGCATTGGTCGGGTCGGCCTGGCTCAGGTCGGCAGCCATGCGCGCCGCGATCACCCTTGCGTTGACGGTGGACAGCCACAGGTGCGAGTCCAAGCTGCCTGGGCGGTGGTCATGGTCATGTTCGTCCGGGTCTTCGGCGTGGGAGGCGCTGTCGGCGGCGAAACGGCGCAGATGCAGGCCCGGCAGCTCCTCGACCTTGACCGTCGGCTTGCTGCGATTTTTCAGCACCTGGGGCAAAAACCCTTCCATGTCCGGGCCGATCCAGTACACCAGGTCTGCATCGCCCACGCGGCGCACGTCAGAGGGGCGCAGGGCATAGTGGTGAGGTGAGGCGCC contains:
- a CDS encoding DUF2782 domain-containing protein, yielding MRIPNRLLLSSLLVACPIAALAADDAPSADPDVTIRQDGDKFIQEYRQNGFLYAIKVTPKHGKPYFLVRADGTDANFIRSDQPDMLIPAWTIFEW
- a CDS encoding homoserine kinase, which encodes MSVFTPLSRPELETFLAPYGLGRLRDFQGIAAGTENSNFFISLEKGEFVLTLVERGPVQDLPFFIELLDVLHEADLPVPYALRTTDGVALRELAGKPALLQPRLPGKHIKEPNAQHCVQMGEFLGHIHLATRGHVLTRKTDRGLDWMLEEGDRQLAMLDSGAGQLLRDALAEIGHYKERILALPRANLHADLFRDNAMFEGTHLTGVIDFYNACSGPMLYDLAISLNDWCSDDSGKIDAVRARAMLGAYAALRPFTAAEAELWPVMLRVACVRFWLSRLVAAQAFAGMDVLIHDPGEFKHRLALRQKVEIALPFAL
- a CDS encoding zinc ABC transporter substrate-binding protein, producing the protein MSRLFALSVAFFASVVIALPAQAEVRVLTSIKPLQLIAAAVQEGSGSAPEVLLPPGASPHHYALRPSDVRRVGDADLVYWIGPDMEGFLPQVLKNRSKPTVKVEELPGLHLRRFAADSASHAEDPDEHDHDHRPGSLDSHLWLSTVNARVIAARMAADLSQADPTNAARYQSNAKLFDERMDALDGRIKARVAGVAGKPYFVFHEGFDYFEDAYGLKHTGVFSVAAEVQPGAQHVAAMRARLQEAGKSCVFSEPPARPRLAETLTAGLPVRLAELDGLGGFNEASPRGYEQLMEKLGNDFAGCLEQL